The Platichthys flesus chromosome 18, fPlaFle2.1, whole genome shotgun sequence genome includes a window with the following:
- the psmc6 gene encoding 26S proteasome regulatory subunit 10B, whose amino-acid sequence MADGREKGLQDYRKKLLEHKEVDGRLKELREQLREQTKQYEKSENDLKALQSVGQIVGEVLKQLTEEKFIVKATNGPRYVVGCRRQLDKSQLKPGTRVALDMTTLTIMRYLPREVDPLVYNMSHEDPGSVSYSEIGGLSEQIRELREVIELPLTNPELFLRVGIIPPKGCLLYGPPGTGKTLLARAVASQLDCNFLKVVSSSIVDKYIGESARLIREMFNYARDHQPCIIFMDEIDAIGGRRFSEGTSADREIQRTLMELLNQMDGFDTLHRVKMIMATNRPDTLDPALLRPGRLDRKIHIELPNEQARLDILKIHASPITKHGEIDYEAIVKLSDGFNGADLRNVCTEAGLFAIRADREYVTQEDFMKAVRKVADSKKLESKLDYKPV is encoded by the exons ATGGCGGACGGTAGAGAGAAAGGACTGCAggattacagaaaaaaattactCGAGCACAAAGAAGTTGACGGGCGGTTAAAAGAAT tGAGAGAGCAACTGAGAgaacaaaccaaacaatatGAGAAGTCAGAGAACGACTTGAAGGCTCTGCAGAGTGTCGGACAG ATTGTTGGAGAAGTGCTGAAACAGCTCACCGAAGAGAAAT TCATTGTCAAGGCTACCAATGGCCCCCGATATGTGGTTGGATGCCGCAGACAG TTGGATAAGTCGCAGCTGAAGCCAGGCACCAGAGTGGCTTTGGACATGACCACGCTCACTATAATGAG GTACCTTCCCAGAGAGGTGGACCCTCTGGTGTACAACATGTCTCATGAGGACCCTGGCAGCGTCTCCTACTCTGAAATTGGAGGCTTGTCTGAACAGATCCGTGAGCTGAGAGAG GTTATTGAGCTGCCTCTGACCAACCCTGAGCTCTTCCTGAGAGTGGGAATCATCCCCCCTAAAGGCTGCCTGCTCTATGGGCCTCCAG GTACTGGAAAGACTCTTCTTGCCAGAGCAGTAGCCAGTCAGCTGGACTGTAACTTCCTCAAG GTGGTTTCCAGCTCAATTGTGGACAAGTACATTGGTGAGAGTGCCAGGTTGATAAGAGAGATGTTCAACTATGCCAGGGACCACCAACCATGCATCATCTTTATGGATGAAATTGATGCCATCG GTGGCCGTCGTTTCTCTGAGGGAACCTCTGCTGACAGAGAGATTCAAAGGACACTGATGGAG CTGCTTAACCAGATGGACGGCTTTGACACGCTGCACAGAGTCAAGATGATCATGGCCACCAACAGACCTGACACCCTAGATCCCGCCCTGCTACGACCTGGCAGACTGGACCGTAAAATCC acATTGAGCTACCCAATGAACAGGCTCGCCTGGACATCCTAAAGATCCACGCAAGTCCCATCACCAAGCACGGAGAAATAG ATTATGAAGCCATAGTGAAGCTGTCGGATGGCTTCAATGGAGCTGATCTGAGAAACGTGTGCACAGAAGCAG GTCTATTTGCCATCCGTGCTGACCGGGAGTACGTCACTCAGGAAGACTTCATGAAAGCTGTGCGTAAAGTGGCTGATTCAAAGAAGCTTGAGTCCAAACTGGACTACAAGCCTGTATAA